From one Lycium barbarum isolate Lr01 chromosome 6, ASM1917538v2, whole genome shotgun sequence genomic stretch:
- the LOC132598614 gene encoding protein FAR1-RELATED SEQUENCE 11 isoform X2 — translation MKRFINFSDYYMMVLYGDPSDQRSLSLDDTSSTEESPDQTRLSLETTNDAVPYIGQRFPTHDAAYEFYAEFAKGCGFSIRRHRTEGKDGVGKGLTRRYFVCHRAGNTPVKAANDNKPQRNRKSSRCGCQAYMRISKTTDIGMPEWRVTGFMNHHNHELLEPNQVRFLPAYRSISDADKSRILMFAKTGISVQQMMRLMELEKGMEPGYLPFTEKDVRNLLQSFRKVDPEDESIDLLRMCRNIKEKDPNFKYDFSLDSNNRLENIAWSYASSIQSYEVFGDAVVFDTTHRLTAFDMPLGIWVGVNNYGMPCFFGCVLLREETMRSYSWALKTFLAFMNGKAPQTVLTDQNMCLKEAINLEMPTTKHALCIWLIVAKFPSWFNAVLGERYNDWKAEFNRLYNLESVEDFELGWRDMMNTFGLHTNRHIASLFALRSLWALPYLRSHTFAGMTTAGHSKSINAFIQRFLSAQTRLAHFVEQVAVTVDFKDQTGEQQTMQQNLQNICLKTGAPMEAHAATVLTPFAFSKLQEQLVLAAHYASFQMEDGFLVRHHTKLEGGRKVYWVPREGIISCSCHQFEFSGILCRHALRVLSTGNCFQIPERYLPHRWRRISTPSTKALQNTHNDHMERVQLLQSMVSTLVTESAKSRERLDIATENVSILLSRIREQPICSQGVRELSSNQRNL, via the exons ATGAAACGATTTATTAATTTCTCTGATTATTAT ATGATGGTGCTTTATGGCGATCCCTCGGATCAGAGATCTCTATCTTTGGATGATACAAGCAGCACTGAAGAATCACCCGATCAAACAAGGCTGTCTCTGGAGACCACTAATGATGCAGTTCCATACATAGGACAAAGATTTCCCACTCATGATGCTGCTTATGAATTCTATGCTGAATTTGCTAAAGGCTGTGGCTTTTCAATCAGGCGTCACCGCACAGAAGGTAAAGATGGTGTGGGCAAAGGACTTACAAGACGGTATTTTGTTTGCCATCGTGCAGGCAACACTCCTGTCAAAGCCGCTAATGATAATAAGCCTCAGAGGAACAGAAAATCCTCCCGCTGTGGATGCCAAGCATATATGCGGATAAGCAAGACAACTGACATAGGAATGCCTGAATGGAGAGTGACTGGTTTCATGAACCACCataatcatgaacttctagagcCAAACCAAGTACGCTTTCTTCCTGCATATCGCAGCATATCAGATGCAGACAAGAGCCGTATTCTAATGTTTGCAAAAACTGGAATTTCAGTGCAGCAAATGATGAGACTTATGGAGCTAGAGAAGGGTATGGAACCAGGCTATTTGCCATTTACTGAGAAGGATGTCAGAAATTTGCTTCAATCATTCAGGAAGGTGGATCCTGAGGATGAAAGCATAGACTTGTTGAGAATGTGTAGAAACATTAAGGAAAAAGATCCCAATTTCAAGTATGATTTTTCACTAGATTCCAACAACAGATTGGAAAATATTGCATGGTCATATGCCTCATCCATCCAGTCATATGAAGTTTTTGGTGATGCTGTGGTCTTTGATACAACTCATCGATTGACTGCTTTTGACATGCCACTTGGGATATGGGTTGGAGTGAACAACTATGGTATGCCATGCTTCTTTGGTTGTGTTCTTCTTCGAGAGGAAACTATGAGATCCTACTCTTGGGCTTTGAAG ACATTCTTGGCGTTCATGAATGGGAAGGCTCCACAAACAGTACTAACTGATCAAAATATGTGTCTCAAAGAGGCAATTAACTTGGAGATGCCCACAACTAAGCATGCCCTTTGCATTTGGCTTATCGTGGCAAAGTTTCCGTCATGGTTTAATGCTGTTTTAGGAGAGCGCTACAATGACTGGAAGGCTGAGTTTAACCGGCTCTATAATTTGGAATCTGTGGAGGACTTTGAGTTGGGTTGGAGAGACATGATGAACACATTCGGACTGCATACAAACAGGCATATTGCCAGTCTATTTGCCTTGAGATCACTGTGGGCGCTGCCATACCTTAGGAGCCACACCTTTGCTGGCATGACCACAGCAGGCCACTCAAAGTCAATCAATGCTTTTATCCAACGGTTTCTGAGTGCACAAACCCGGCTAGCACATTTTGTCGAACAA GTGGCTGTTACAGTTGATTTTAAGGATCAAACTGGAGAGCAGCAGACTATGCAGCAAAATCTACAAAATATATGCCTTAAAACAGGTGCTCCCATGGAAGCACACGCTGCTACAGTTCTGACACCATTTGCGTTCTCTAAGCTTCAAGAACAACTTGTTTTGGCTGCCCATTATGCATCATTTCAGATGGAAGATGGTTTCCTCGTCCGCCACCACACAAAACTTGAGGGTGGACGGAAAGTTTACTGGGTTCCAAGAGAGGGCATCATAAGCTGCAGCTGCCACCAATTTGAGTTCTCTGGAATACTTTGTCGCCATGCTCTCCGTGTTCTGTCCACAGGAAACTGCTTTCAAATACCAGAAAGATATCTGCCACACCGGTGGCGAAGAATCAGTACACCATCAACAAAAGCTCTTCAAAATACTCACAATGACCACATGGAAAGGGTTCAATTATTGCAGAGTATGGTTTCTACTCTAGTAACCGAATCAGCAAAGTCAAGGGAACGTCTTGACATTGCAACAGAGAACGTTTCAATCCTTCTATCGAGGATAAGAGAACAGCCAATTTGTTCACAAGGTGTCAGAGAGTTATCCTCAAATCAGAGAAATCTTTGA
- the LOC132598614 gene encoding protein FAR1-RELATED SEQUENCE 11 isoform X1 — MKRFINFSDYYVCSEQSLDKFIMSEEAEQMMVLYGDPSDQRSLSLDDTSSTEESPDQTRLSLETTNDAVPYIGQRFPTHDAAYEFYAEFAKGCGFSIRRHRTEGKDGVGKGLTRRYFVCHRAGNTPVKAANDNKPQRNRKSSRCGCQAYMRISKTTDIGMPEWRVTGFMNHHNHELLEPNQVRFLPAYRSISDADKSRILMFAKTGISVQQMMRLMELEKGMEPGYLPFTEKDVRNLLQSFRKVDPEDESIDLLRMCRNIKEKDPNFKYDFSLDSNNRLENIAWSYASSIQSYEVFGDAVVFDTTHRLTAFDMPLGIWVGVNNYGMPCFFGCVLLREETMRSYSWALKTFLAFMNGKAPQTVLTDQNMCLKEAINLEMPTTKHALCIWLIVAKFPSWFNAVLGERYNDWKAEFNRLYNLESVEDFELGWRDMMNTFGLHTNRHIASLFALRSLWALPYLRSHTFAGMTTAGHSKSINAFIQRFLSAQTRLAHFVEQVAVTVDFKDQTGEQQTMQQNLQNICLKTGAPMEAHAATVLTPFAFSKLQEQLVLAAHYASFQMEDGFLVRHHTKLEGGRKVYWVPREGIISCSCHQFEFSGILCRHALRVLSTGNCFQIPERYLPHRWRRISTPSTKALQNTHNDHMERVQLLQSMVSTLVTESAKSRERLDIATENVSILLSRIREQPICSQGVRELSSNQRNL, encoded by the exons ATGAAACGATTTATTAATTTCTCTGATTATTAT GTTTGTAGTGAGCAGTCTCTTGACAAGTTTATAATGTCTGAAGAGGCTGAGCAGATGATGGTGCTTTATGGCGATCCCTCGGATCAGAGATCTCTATCTTTGGATGATACAAGCAGCACTGAAGAATCACCCGATCAAACAAGGCTGTCTCTGGAGACCACTAATGATGCAGTTCCATACATAGGACAAAGATTTCCCACTCATGATGCTGCTTATGAATTCTATGCTGAATTTGCTAAAGGCTGTGGCTTTTCAATCAGGCGTCACCGCACAGAAGGTAAAGATGGTGTGGGCAAAGGACTTACAAGACGGTATTTTGTTTGCCATCGTGCAGGCAACACTCCTGTCAAAGCCGCTAATGATAATAAGCCTCAGAGGAACAGAAAATCCTCCCGCTGTGGATGCCAAGCATATATGCGGATAAGCAAGACAACTGACATAGGAATGCCTGAATGGAGAGTGACTGGTTTCATGAACCACCataatcatgaacttctagagcCAAACCAAGTACGCTTTCTTCCTGCATATCGCAGCATATCAGATGCAGACAAGAGCCGTATTCTAATGTTTGCAAAAACTGGAATTTCAGTGCAGCAAATGATGAGACTTATGGAGCTAGAGAAGGGTATGGAACCAGGCTATTTGCCATTTACTGAGAAGGATGTCAGAAATTTGCTTCAATCATTCAGGAAGGTGGATCCTGAGGATGAAAGCATAGACTTGTTGAGAATGTGTAGAAACATTAAGGAAAAAGATCCCAATTTCAAGTATGATTTTTCACTAGATTCCAACAACAGATTGGAAAATATTGCATGGTCATATGCCTCATCCATCCAGTCATATGAAGTTTTTGGTGATGCTGTGGTCTTTGATACAACTCATCGATTGACTGCTTTTGACATGCCACTTGGGATATGGGTTGGAGTGAACAACTATGGTATGCCATGCTTCTTTGGTTGTGTTCTTCTTCGAGAGGAAACTATGAGATCCTACTCTTGGGCTTTGAAG ACATTCTTGGCGTTCATGAATGGGAAGGCTCCACAAACAGTACTAACTGATCAAAATATGTGTCTCAAAGAGGCAATTAACTTGGAGATGCCCACAACTAAGCATGCCCTTTGCATTTGGCTTATCGTGGCAAAGTTTCCGTCATGGTTTAATGCTGTTTTAGGAGAGCGCTACAATGACTGGAAGGCTGAGTTTAACCGGCTCTATAATTTGGAATCTGTGGAGGACTTTGAGTTGGGTTGGAGAGACATGATGAACACATTCGGACTGCATACAAACAGGCATATTGCCAGTCTATTTGCCTTGAGATCACTGTGGGCGCTGCCATACCTTAGGAGCCACACCTTTGCTGGCATGACCACAGCAGGCCACTCAAAGTCAATCAATGCTTTTATCCAACGGTTTCTGAGTGCACAAACCCGGCTAGCACATTTTGTCGAACAA GTGGCTGTTACAGTTGATTTTAAGGATCAAACTGGAGAGCAGCAGACTATGCAGCAAAATCTACAAAATATATGCCTTAAAACAGGTGCTCCCATGGAAGCACACGCTGCTACAGTTCTGACACCATTTGCGTTCTCTAAGCTTCAAGAACAACTTGTTTTGGCTGCCCATTATGCATCATTTCAGATGGAAGATGGTTTCCTCGTCCGCCACCACACAAAACTTGAGGGTGGACGGAAAGTTTACTGGGTTCCAAGAGAGGGCATCATAAGCTGCAGCTGCCACCAATTTGAGTTCTCTGGAATACTTTGTCGCCATGCTCTCCGTGTTCTGTCCACAGGAAACTGCTTTCAAATACCAGAAAGATATCTGCCACACCGGTGGCGAAGAATCAGTACACCATCAACAAAAGCTCTTCAAAATACTCACAATGACCACATGGAAAGGGTTCAATTATTGCAGAGTATGGTTTCTACTCTAGTAACCGAATCAGCAAAGTCAAGGGAACGTCTTGACATTGCAACAGAGAACGTTTCAATCCTTCTATCGAGGATAAGAGAACAGCCAATTTGTTCACAAGGTGTCAGAGAGTTATCCTCAAATCAGAGAAATCTTTGA
- the LOC132598614 gene encoding protein FAR1-RELATED SEQUENCE 11 isoform X3 has translation MSEEAEQMMVLYGDPSDQRSLSLDDTSSTEESPDQTRLSLETTNDAVPYIGQRFPTHDAAYEFYAEFAKGCGFSIRRHRTEGKDGVGKGLTRRYFVCHRAGNTPVKAANDNKPQRNRKSSRCGCQAYMRISKTTDIGMPEWRVTGFMNHHNHELLEPNQVRFLPAYRSISDADKSRILMFAKTGISVQQMMRLMELEKGMEPGYLPFTEKDVRNLLQSFRKVDPEDESIDLLRMCRNIKEKDPNFKYDFSLDSNNRLENIAWSYASSIQSYEVFGDAVVFDTTHRLTAFDMPLGIWVGVNNYGMPCFFGCVLLREETMRSYSWALKTFLAFMNGKAPQTVLTDQNMCLKEAINLEMPTTKHALCIWLIVAKFPSWFNAVLGERYNDWKAEFNRLYNLESVEDFELGWRDMMNTFGLHTNRHIASLFALRSLWALPYLRSHTFAGMTTAGHSKSINAFIQRFLSAQTRLAHFVEQVAVTVDFKDQTGEQQTMQQNLQNICLKTGAPMEAHAATVLTPFAFSKLQEQLVLAAHYASFQMEDGFLVRHHTKLEGGRKVYWVPREGIISCSCHQFEFSGILCRHALRVLSTGNCFQIPERYLPHRWRRISTPSTKALQNTHNDHMERVQLLQSMVSTLVTESAKSRERLDIATENVSILLSRIREQPICSQGVRELSSNQRNL, from the exons ATGTCTGAAGAGGCTGAGCAGATGATGGTGCTTTATGGCGATCCCTCGGATCAGAGATCTCTATCTTTGGATGATACAAGCAGCACTGAAGAATCACCCGATCAAACAAGGCTGTCTCTGGAGACCACTAATGATGCAGTTCCATACATAGGACAAAGATTTCCCACTCATGATGCTGCTTATGAATTCTATGCTGAATTTGCTAAAGGCTGTGGCTTTTCAATCAGGCGTCACCGCACAGAAGGTAAAGATGGTGTGGGCAAAGGACTTACAAGACGGTATTTTGTTTGCCATCGTGCAGGCAACACTCCTGTCAAAGCCGCTAATGATAATAAGCCTCAGAGGAACAGAAAATCCTCCCGCTGTGGATGCCAAGCATATATGCGGATAAGCAAGACAACTGACATAGGAATGCCTGAATGGAGAGTGACTGGTTTCATGAACCACCataatcatgaacttctagagcCAAACCAAGTACGCTTTCTTCCTGCATATCGCAGCATATCAGATGCAGACAAGAGCCGTATTCTAATGTTTGCAAAAACTGGAATTTCAGTGCAGCAAATGATGAGACTTATGGAGCTAGAGAAGGGTATGGAACCAGGCTATTTGCCATTTACTGAGAAGGATGTCAGAAATTTGCTTCAATCATTCAGGAAGGTGGATCCTGAGGATGAAAGCATAGACTTGTTGAGAATGTGTAGAAACATTAAGGAAAAAGATCCCAATTTCAAGTATGATTTTTCACTAGATTCCAACAACAGATTGGAAAATATTGCATGGTCATATGCCTCATCCATCCAGTCATATGAAGTTTTTGGTGATGCTGTGGTCTTTGATACAACTCATCGATTGACTGCTTTTGACATGCCACTTGGGATATGGGTTGGAGTGAACAACTATGGTATGCCATGCTTCTTTGGTTGTGTTCTTCTTCGAGAGGAAACTATGAGATCCTACTCTTGGGCTTTGAAG ACATTCTTGGCGTTCATGAATGGGAAGGCTCCACAAACAGTACTAACTGATCAAAATATGTGTCTCAAAGAGGCAATTAACTTGGAGATGCCCACAACTAAGCATGCCCTTTGCATTTGGCTTATCGTGGCAAAGTTTCCGTCATGGTTTAATGCTGTTTTAGGAGAGCGCTACAATGACTGGAAGGCTGAGTTTAACCGGCTCTATAATTTGGAATCTGTGGAGGACTTTGAGTTGGGTTGGAGAGACATGATGAACACATTCGGACTGCATACAAACAGGCATATTGCCAGTCTATTTGCCTTGAGATCACTGTGGGCGCTGCCATACCTTAGGAGCCACACCTTTGCTGGCATGACCACAGCAGGCCACTCAAAGTCAATCAATGCTTTTATCCAACGGTTTCTGAGTGCACAAACCCGGCTAGCACATTTTGTCGAACAA GTGGCTGTTACAGTTGATTTTAAGGATCAAACTGGAGAGCAGCAGACTATGCAGCAAAATCTACAAAATATATGCCTTAAAACAGGTGCTCCCATGGAAGCACACGCTGCTACAGTTCTGACACCATTTGCGTTCTCTAAGCTTCAAGAACAACTTGTTTTGGCTGCCCATTATGCATCATTTCAGATGGAAGATGGTTTCCTCGTCCGCCACCACACAAAACTTGAGGGTGGACGGAAAGTTTACTGGGTTCCAAGAGAGGGCATCATAAGCTGCAGCTGCCACCAATTTGAGTTCTCTGGAATACTTTGTCGCCATGCTCTCCGTGTTCTGTCCACAGGAAACTGCTTTCAAATACCAGAAAGATATCTGCCACACCGGTGGCGAAGAATCAGTACACCATCAACAAAAGCTCTTCAAAATACTCACAATGACCACATGGAAAGGGTTCAATTATTGCAGAGTATGGTTTCTACTCTAGTAACCGAATCAGCAAAGTCAAGGGAACGTCTTGACATTGCAACAGAGAACGTTTCAATCCTTCTATCGAGGATAAGAGAACAGCCAATTTGTTCACAAGGTGTCAGAGAGTTATCCTCAAATCAGAGAAATCTTTGA
- the LOC132598614 gene encoding protein FAR1-RELATED SEQUENCE 11 isoform X4, whose amino-acid sequence MMVLYGDPSDQRSLSLDDTSSTEESPDQTRLSLETTNDAVPYIGQRFPTHDAAYEFYAEFAKGCGFSIRRHRTEGKDGVGKGLTRRYFVCHRAGNTPVKAANDNKPQRNRKSSRCGCQAYMRISKTTDIGMPEWRVTGFMNHHNHELLEPNQVRFLPAYRSISDADKSRILMFAKTGISVQQMMRLMELEKGMEPGYLPFTEKDVRNLLQSFRKVDPEDESIDLLRMCRNIKEKDPNFKYDFSLDSNNRLENIAWSYASSIQSYEVFGDAVVFDTTHRLTAFDMPLGIWVGVNNYGMPCFFGCVLLREETMRSYSWALKTFLAFMNGKAPQTVLTDQNMCLKEAINLEMPTTKHALCIWLIVAKFPSWFNAVLGERYNDWKAEFNRLYNLESVEDFELGWRDMMNTFGLHTNRHIASLFALRSLWALPYLRSHTFAGMTTAGHSKSINAFIQRFLSAQTRLAHFVEQVAVTVDFKDQTGEQQTMQQNLQNICLKTGAPMEAHAATVLTPFAFSKLQEQLVLAAHYASFQMEDGFLVRHHTKLEGGRKVYWVPREGIISCSCHQFEFSGILCRHALRVLSTGNCFQIPERYLPHRWRRISTPSTKALQNTHNDHMERVQLLQSMVSTLVTESAKSRERLDIATENVSILLSRIREQPICSQGVRELSSNQRNL is encoded by the exons ATGATGGTGCTTTATGGCGATCCCTCGGATCAGAGATCTCTATCTTTGGATGATACAAGCAGCACTGAAGAATCACCCGATCAAACAAGGCTGTCTCTGGAGACCACTAATGATGCAGTTCCATACATAGGACAAAGATTTCCCACTCATGATGCTGCTTATGAATTCTATGCTGAATTTGCTAAAGGCTGTGGCTTTTCAATCAGGCGTCACCGCACAGAAGGTAAAGATGGTGTGGGCAAAGGACTTACAAGACGGTATTTTGTTTGCCATCGTGCAGGCAACACTCCTGTCAAAGCCGCTAATGATAATAAGCCTCAGAGGAACAGAAAATCCTCCCGCTGTGGATGCCAAGCATATATGCGGATAAGCAAGACAACTGACATAGGAATGCCTGAATGGAGAGTGACTGGTTTCATGAACCACCataatcatgaacttctagagcCAAACCAAGTACGCTTTCTTCCTGCATATCGCAGCATATCAGATGCAGACAAGAGCCGTATTCTAATGTTTGCAAAAACTGGAATTTCAGTGCAGCAAATGATGAGACTTATGGAGCTAGAGAAGGGTATGGAACCAGGCTATTTGCCATTTACTGAGAAGGATGTCAGAAATTTGCTTCAATCATTCAGGAAGGTGGATCCTGAGGATGAAAGCATAGACTTGTTGAGAATGTGTAGAAACATTAAGGAAAAAGATCCCAATTTCAAGTATGATTTTTCACTAGATTCCAACAACAGATTGGAAAATATTGCATGGTCATATGCCTCATCCATCCAGTCATATGAAGTTTTTGGTGATGCTGTGGTCTTTGATACAACTCATCGATTGACTGCTTTTGACATGCCACTTGGGATATGGGTTGGAGTGAACAACTATGGTATGCCATGCTTCTTTGGTTGTGTTCTTCTTCGAGAGGAAACTATGAGATCCTACTCTTGGGCTTTGAAG ACATTCTTGGCGTTCATGAATGGGAAGGCTCCACAAACAGTACTAACTGATCAAAATATGTGTCTCAAAGAGGCAATTAACTTGGAGATGCCCACAACTAAGCATGCCCTTTGCATTTGGCTTATCGTGGCAAAGTTTCCGTCATGGTTTAATGCTGTTTTAGGAGAGCGCTACAATGACTGGAAGGCTGAGTTTAACCGGCTCTATAATTTGGAATCTGTGGAGGACTTTGAGTTGGGTTGGAGAGACATGATGAACACATTCGGACTGCATACAAACAGGCATATTGCCAGTCTATTTGCCTTGAGATCACTGTGGGCGCTGCCATACCTTAGGAGCCACACCTTTGCTGGCATGACCACAGCAGGCCACTCAAAGTCAATCAATGCTTTTATCCAACGGTTTCTGAGTGCACAAACCCGGCTAGCACATTTTGTCGAACAA GTGGCTGTTACAGTTGATTTTAAGGATCAAACTGGAGAGCAGCAGACTATGCAGCAAAATCTACAAAATATATGCCTTAAAACAGGTGCTCCCATGGAAGCACACGCTGCTACAGTTCTGACACCATTTGCGTTCTCTAAGCTTCAAGAACAACTTGTTTTGGCTGCCCATTATGCATCATTTCAGATGGAAGATGGTTTCCTCGTCCGCCACCACACAAAACTTGAGGGTGGACGGAAAGTTTACTGGGTTCCAAGAGAGGGCATCATAAGCTGCAGCTGCCACCAATTTGAGTTCTCTGGAATACTTTGTCGCCATGCTCTCCGTGTTCTGTCCACAGGAAACTGCTTTCAAATACCAGAAAGATATCTGCCACACCGGTGGCGAAGAATCAGTACACCATCAACAAAAGCTCTTCAAAATACTCACAATGACCACATGGAAAGGGTTCAATTATTGCAGAGTATGGTTTCTACTCTAGTAACCGAATCAGCAAAGTCAAGGGAACGTCTTGACATTGCAACAGAGAACGTTTCAATCCTTCTATCGAGGATAAGAGAACAGCCAATTTGTTCACAAGGTGTCAGAGAGTTATCCTCAAATCAGAGAAATCTTTGA